A single region of the Salipaludibacillus sp. LMS25 genome encodes:
- a CDS encoding CBS domain-containing protein has product MTILRDIMTDNVDTCTPNNNVYEVAMKMKQDHVGAIPICENEKLVGMITDRDIVVRGVAEERPSSTSVQEVMSDHLFTATPDMDVQEAAKLMAEKQIRRLPIVEGQKLIGIVSLGDLAVHTSTEHQAAIALTEISEQPQYHH; this is encoded by the coding sequence GTGACAATTTTGAGAGATATTATGACAGACAATGTTGATACGTGCACACCTAATAATAATGTTTATGAGGTAGCCATGAAAATGAAACAAGATCATGTAGGTGCGATCCCTATATGTGAAAATGAAAAGCTTGTAGGTATGATCACTGATCGAGATATTGTTGTAAGAGGTGTAGCTGAAGAACGCCCTAGTTCAACATCTGTTCAAGAAGTTATGAGTGATCATTTATTTACAGCTACACCAGACATGGATGTCCAAGAAGCAGCTAAATTAATGGCAGAAAAGCAAATTCGCCGATTACCGATTGTTGAAGGACAAAAGCTTATAGGTATCGTGTCATTAGGTGACTTGGCTGTCCACACTTCTACAGAGCATCAAGCTGCGATCGCCCTTACTGAAATATCTGAACAGCCTCAATACCATCATTAA
- a CDS encoding YugN family protein yields MKFQDTGLDGLLVEFQLLEEIMESAGFAYQYDYERATFDYKIIDQVHNDVYYFRIPSHVEEGEIPSPHCMVRIMTPYVGKHYYPHGVEYDENFPQFVTDKCHKKIQGILDKVKTEAL; encoded by the coding sequence ATGAAATTTCAAGATACCGGATTAGATGGATTACTCGTGGAGTTCCAATTACTTGAAGAAATAATGGAATCGGCAGGATTTGCTTATCAATATGATTATGAACGTGCGACATTTGACTATAAAATCATCGATCAAGTTCATAACGATGTTTATTATTTTCGGATCCCCTCACACGTAGAAGAGGGAGAAATACCTTCTCCACACTGCATGGTTCGGATAATGACACCATACGTAGGAAAACATTATTACCCTCATGGTGTAGAGTATGATGAAAACTTCCCTCAATTTGTAACCGATAAATGCCACAAGAAAATTCAGGGGATTTTAGACAAAGTAAAGACTGAAGCATTGTGA
- the ytvI gene encoding sporulation integral membrane protein YtvI, giving the protein MSSSHIKKYIYIAIGLIVALLLFYFVLPVSLPIILALITALFLSPAVKSLMKRAKLSRNIAVFIVFVLFLLFIAMLGYFTFTRALSQLNQFVENLPSIINEINITWMSLLENLRMRFDHLSQDIVNEIDAAVTSQLLTMRDTLQEINIVGYATSILVKIPSYIVSFLVYLIALYLFLLDIPRLKLKVFSYMSEKTAEKVRFMSARLSYVIFGFFKAQFLVSIIIFIVTLIGLLFIAPEVALIMSIFIWLIDFIPIIGSIALLAPWAGYHLIAGNTVLAIQLLVLAAILLTIRRTVEPKVMGHHIGLSPLATLISLYIGLMLFGAVGFVLGPLVIILFTSAKEAGIIKFNFKV; this is encoded by the coding sequence TTGTCGTCTTCTCATATTAAAAAGTACATTTATATAGCCATTGGCCTCATCGTGGCACTATTACTTTTTTACTTTGTTTTACCTGTCTCTTTACCTATTATATTAGCATTAATTACTGCTCTTTTTTTATCACCAGCTGTAAAGTCCTTAATGAAAAGAGCGAAATTATCACGGAATATCGCGGTTTTTATCGTATTTGTGCTTTTTTTACTTTTCATTGCTATGCTCGGGTATTTTACATTCACTCGCGCTCTCAGTCAATTAAATCAGTTTGTGGAAAATTTACCGTCAATCATTAATGAGATAAACATTACATGGATGTCTTTACTAGAAAACTTACGCATGCGATTTGATCATTTATCTCAAGATATTGTGAATGAAATTGACGCAGCAGTTACCTCTCAACTACTTACTATGAGAGATACGCTGCAAGAAATAAATATCGTCGGTTATGCAACGAGTATTTTAGTTAAAATTCCATCCTATATTGTATCTTTTTTAGTTTATTTAATTGCCCTCTACTTATTTCTATTAGATATACCTCGACTAAAGTTAAAAGTATTTAGCTACATGTCAGAGAAAACAGCAGAAAAGGTTCGTTTTATGTCTGCCAGATTATCATATGTCATTTTCGGCTTCTTTAAGGCTCAATTTCTCGTAAGTATTATTATATTTATCGTGACGCTAATCGGTTTGTTATTTATCGCTCCTGAAGTAGCGTTAATAATGTCCATTTTCATTTGGTTGATTGATTTCATTCCAATCATCGGCTCTATAGCTTTATTAGCCCCTTGGGCCGGTTATCATTTAATTGCCGGTAATACCGTTTTAGCTATCCAATTACTCGTGTTAGCTGCCATTCTCCTTACAATCAGACGAACGGTGGAACCTAAGGTAATGGGTCATCATATCGGCCTATCACCACTCGCTACACTCATTTCTCTCTATATAGGTTTAATGCTATTCGGAGCAGTTGGATTCGTCCTGGGCCCGCTTGTCATCATTTTATTTACGAGCGCCAAAGAAGCTGGTATTATAAAATTCAATTTTAAAGTGTAG
- a CDS encoding DUF420 domain-containing protein, translated as MAEFLPFISTVFIGLSAIFVAIGWYFIAKRKVEAHTRVMFWAAVLAVIFFATYLSKTFFVGSTSFGGPDDVAFYYQVFLVFHITMATLAAVLGIIQLITGYKNKLKSHRQLGPLTSIIWFISATTGIAVYLLLYVIYDPGETTNLFRAIIG; from the coding sequence ATGGCTGAATTTTTGCCGTTTATCAGCACTGTCTTTATTGGCTTAAGTGCCATATTTGTAGCGATTGGCTGGTATTTTATCGCTAAGAGAAAGGTCGAGGCTCATACAAGAGTTATGTTCTGGGCAGCTGTGCTTGCCGTCATCTTTTTTGCCACATATTTATCTAAAACATTCTTTGTTGGAAGTACGTCCTTTGGTGGCCCTGATGATGTGGCATTTTACTATCAGGTCTTTTTAGTTTTTCATATCACGATGGCAACTCTTGCAGCAGTTTTAGGGATTATTCAACTTATTACAGGCTATAAAAATAAATTAAAGTCTCACCGTCAATTAGGACCGCTTACATCAATTATTTGGTTTATATCAGCTACAACAGGTATTGCCGTCTATTTACTCCTATATGTCATTTATGACCCTGGTGAAACAACCAACCTATTCCGTGCTATCATTGGTTAA
- a CDS encoding cytochrome C oxidase subunit IV family protein, whose translation MSSHSDPSAPLQGGPTKSTERKLKRESRTQLVAFVLMIFMTSLAFVSIGSDAIPNGFAIPFILMLAGIQVVLQLYFFMHMNEKGTAWINIMIWSGMFVAALTVGALMFLLGIVKY comes from the coding sequence ATGAGTTCACATAGTGATCCCAGTGCTCCTTTACAAGGAGGGCCTACTAAAAGCACAGAGCGTAAGTTAAAAAGGGAAAGTCGTACACAACTTGTTGCGTTTGTCTTGATGATCTTTATGACGTCACTGGCATTTGTATCAATTGGAAGTGATGCCATTCCTAATGGCTTTGCCATCCCTTTTATTTTAATGCTGGCTGGTATTCAGGTCGTTCTTCAGCTATACTTTTTCATGCATATGAATGAAAAAGGAACAGCTTGGATAAATATCATGATTTGGTCCGGGATGTTTGTAGCGGCCTTAACAGTAGGAGCTTTAATGTTCCTTCTTGGAATTGTAAAGTACTAA
- a CDS encoding cytochrome (ubi)quinol oxidase subunit III, with protein sequence MAEQHTIQNQTLPPNPEKATLEGRNKYLGFWFFLGGETVLFASLFGTYLGLRGGTLDGPGPAELFHLNLVFIMTMILLTSSLTSVFAIINMKRGNYKKLLMWMWLTVLLGLGFLGFEIYEFYEYYHQGLGFSTSAFASSFYTLVGTHGAHVAFGICWISTLLIRYRKTGLTLTNAPKFYTAVLYWHFIDVVWVFIFTVVYLLGIGG encoded by the coding sequence ATGGCTGAACAACATACAATACAAAACCAAACCCTTCCTCCGAATCCGGAGAAGGCGACATTAGAGGGACGTAACAAATATCTCGGTTTCTGGTTTTTCCTAGGAGGAGAAACGGTTTTATTCGCCAGTTTGTTTGGGACTTATCTCGGGTTAAGGGGCGGGACATTAGATGGTCCTGGTCCAGCCGAATTATTTCATCTTAACCTCGTATTTATCATGACAATGATTCTACTAACAAGTAGTTTGACAAGTGTCTTTGCGATTATTAATATGAAGCGAGGCAACTACAAAAAATTATTAATGTGGATGTGGTTAACTGTTTTGCTCGGCCTTGGCTTTTTGGGATTTGAAATTTATGAGTTTTATGAGTATTATCATCAGGGACTAGGCTTTAGTACAAGTGCGTTTGCATCATCGTTTTACACACTTGTGGGCACTCATGGGGCTCATGTGGCATTCGGTATATGCTGGATTTCAACTCTTTTAATTCGCTATCGAAAAACAGGCCTTACATTAACAAATGCTCCTAAATTTTATACAGCTGTTCTTTATTGGCACTTCATTGATGTGGTGTGGGTGTTTATCTTTACAGTTGTTTATTTATTAGGAATAGGAGGGTGA
- the ctaD gene encoding cytochrome c oxidase subunit I, translated as MSYANAQSKNVIWDWLTTVDHKKIGILYLAGGAFFFALGGLEAILMRIQLMFPEFTFVQAQTFNELLTMHGTTMIFLAAMPLLFGFMNFVIPLQIGARDVAFPFLNALGFWLFLFGGLLLNVSWFATGAPDAGWTAYVPLSSMSPGQGLDYYVLGLQVSGLGTLIAGINFLVTIINMRAPGMSMMRMPLFTWSSFVASMLILFAFPALTIGLLLLMLERLFGATYFAVDFGGNVIIWQHLFWIFGHPEVYILILPAFGIFSEVLATFSKKRLFGYSAMVFATLIIGFLGFMVWAHHMFTVGMGPVANAIFAVATMAIAVPTGIKIFNWLLTLWGGRIQFTTANLFALGFIPSFVMGGVTGVMLATSAANYQFHDTYFVVAHFHYVIIGGVVFGLFSGAFYWWPKMFGYRLNEMLGKWFFWLFLIGFHLTFFVQHFLGLIGMPRRVASYLGGQGLDEMNFISTIGAFLMTIAFILLLVNIFTSTKNRENVADPWDGRTLEWTTPTPVPEYNFAQTPLVRELDPFWHEKYEGDGKMKAAEPLGDIHMPNGTILPIIMAAGLTVASFGFIYHIHPLTISGLAITFGAMFVRSVKEDHGHHIPVEEIKRDLGGGKNG; from the coding sequence GTGTCTTATGCAAATGCGCAGTCTAAAAATGTAATCTGGGACTGGCTGACAACGGTCGACCATAAGAAAATCGGTATTTTATATTTGGCCGGTGGGGCATTTTTCTTCGCTCTAGGTGGCTTGGAAGCCATTCTTATGCGTATTCAGCTCATGTTTCCTGAATTTACGTTTGTGCAGGCTCAGACATTTAATGAATTATTGACGATGCATGGTACAACGATGATTTTTTTAGCAGCTATGCCTCTCTTATTCGGATTTATGAACTTTGTTATACCGTTGCAAATCGGTGCAAGGGATGTGGCATTTCCGTTTTTAAATGCGTTAGGTTTTTGGCTATTTTTATTTGGTGGATTGTTGTTGAACGTCAGTTGGTTCGCCACAGGTGCGCCTGATGCAGGATGGACGGCCTATGTGCCATTGTCTAGTATGTCACCAGGCCAAGGCCTTGACTACTATGTACTTGGCCTTCAAGTAAGCGGTTTAGGGACATTGATTGCGGGGATTAATTTCCTTGTAACGATTATTAATATGCGTGCTCCAGGTATGAGTATGATGAGAATGCCGTTATTTACATGGAGCTCGTTCGTCGCTTCGATGCTAATTTTATTCGCTTTTCCTGCATTGACGATAGGTTTATTACTATTAATGCTTGAAAGGTTGTTTGGGGCAACCTATTTCGCCGTAGATTTTGGCGGTAACGTTATTATCTGGCAGCATCTATTTTGGATTTTTGGGCACCCGGAAGTATATATTTTAATATTGCCGGCGTTCGGTATTTTCTCAGAAGTACTTGCAACGTTTTCTAAAAAAAGGCTATTCGGTTATTCAGCGATGGTTTTTGCTACATTAATCATAGGTTTTCTTGGCTTTATGGTATGGGCCCACCATATGTTTACAGTGGGGATGGGACCAGTAGCAAATGCCATCTTTGCTGTAGCAACGATGGCTATTGCCGTACCGACGGGAATTAAAATCTTTAATTGGCTCCTAACCTTGTGGGGTGGTCGAATTCAATTTACGACAGCTAACTTATTTGCATTAGGCTTCATTCCATCATTCGTTATGGGGGGGGTCACTGGGGTGATGTTGGCAACGAGTGCAGCCAATTATCAATTTCACGACACGTATTTCGTCGTAGCTCACTTTCATTATGTTATCATCGGTGGGGTCGTGTTTGGCTTATTCTCAGGTGCCTTCTATTGGTGGCCGAAAATGTTCGGCTATCGGTTAAATGAAATGCTTGGTAAGTGGTTCTTCTGGTTATTCCTTATCGGTTTCCATTTAACATTTTTCGTCCAGCACTTCCTAGGCTTGATTGGCATGCCACGAAGAGTTGCATCTTATTTAGGTGGTCAAGGATTGGATGAAATGAATTTTATTAGTACAATTGGTGCGTTTCTCATGACCATTGCGTTTATCCTCTTGTTAGTAAATATATTTACGTCAACTAAAAATCGGGAAAATGTAGCTGATCCATGGGATGGTCGAACACTTGAATGGACGACGCCGACACCTGTCCCTGAGTATAACTTTGCTCAGACACCGCTCGTGCGAGAATTAGATCCTTTCTGGCATGAAAAATATGAAGGTGATGGGAAGATGAAAGCGGCAGAGCCACTTGGCGATATACACATGCCTAATGGCACCATTCTGCCGATAATTATGGCTGCGGGCTTGACTGTCGCAAGCTTCGGCTTTATTTATCATATTCATCCATTGACAATTTCAGGATTGGCCATTACATTCGGTGCTATGTTTGTAAGATCTGTTAAAGAAGATCACGGGCATCACATTCCCGTCGAGGAGATTAAACGAGATTTGGGGGGAGGAAAAAATGGCTGA
- the coxB gene encoding cytochrome c oxidase subunit II: MKYLWRLLPISFIILLSGCGVENLSALDPQGPVAEMQFSLIQLSLYIMIFVLVVVFAIYIFVIFKFRERPGDTHIPKQVHGNRTLEFIWTTIPILLLLMLAIPNVMDTFTLANVEVEQMEATEEGEEGIDYVRVQVTAHQFWWEFDYPDYEITAGQDMYIPTDTRIIIELLASDVQHSFWVPALAGKQDNVPGIQNDMWFEAPNEGVYMGKCTELCGPSHWLMDFKVIAVDPDTFDTWATNMAEPPSHVTEPQETVAADGRTVFEQSCISCHAVGAEGGNIGPDLTNFGEREVIAGYLEYDMDNLEAWLRDTQEYKPGNEMPSFNAEAINDEEMEALLDYLDSLKVLEE, translated from the coding sequence ATGAAGTATTTGTGGCGACTGCTTCCTATATCTTTCATCATACTGCTGAGTGGTTGCGGAGTGGAAAACTTGTCAGCTCTTGATCCTCAGGGACCTGTTGCTGAGATGCAATTTTCCTTAATCCAGCTCAGCTTGTATATTATGATTTTCGTACTTGTTGTCGTGTTTGCTATTTACATTTTTGTCATTTTTAAATTCCGGGAGCGTCCCGGGGATACACATATCCCGAAACAAGTCCATGGAAATCGAACATTAGAATTTATATGGACAACGATTCCAATTTTACTGCTGCTTATGCTTGCTATTCCTAACGTGATGGATACGTTCACGCTTGCGAACGTGGAAGTTGAACAGATGGAAGCGACTGAAGAAGGGGAAGAAGGCATTGATTATGTGCGGGTGCAAGTGACAGCTCATCAATTCTGGTGGGAATTTGACTACCCAGATTATGAGATCACAGCAGGGCAAGATATGTATATTCCTACCGATACACGAATTATTATTGAACTGCTAGCATCTGACGTTCAGCATTCTTTCTGGGTTCCAGCTTTAGCAGGGAAACAAGATAACGTCCCGGGTATTCAAAATGATATGTGGTTTGAAGCGCCTAATGAAGGGGTTTATATGGGTAAGTGTACGGAACTTTGCGGACCATCGCATTGGTTGATGGATTTTAAAGTTATTGCAGTCGACCCTGACACTTTTGACACTTGGGCTACTAACATGGCAGAACCGCCATCACATGTAACTGAACCACAAGAAACAGTTGCTGCTGATGGTAGAACCGTGTTCGAACAATCCTGTATAAGTTGCCACGCGGTTGGAGCAGAGGGTGGTAATATCGGCCCTGACTTAACGAACTTCGGTGAAAGAGAAGTTATCGCAGGTTATCTTGAGTATGATATGGATAATTTAGAAGCATGGTTGCGGGATACGCAAGAATATAAACCAGGTAATGAAATGCCTAGTTTTAATGCAGAAGCAATAAACGATGAAGAAATGGAAGCACTTCTCGATTATTTAGACAGCTTAAAAGTACTGGAAGAATAG
- the cyoE gene encoding heme o synthase, with protein sequence MQSVETEQSSKASVREYLAISKTGIVMSNLITTFAGLYLAAYYTGASLGNDPLTALLTLVGAAMVMAGGCALNNYIDRDIDYKMARTRERPSVNGQLTGRQTLTYGLSVSLIGTAFLAMTTLMSAVIGVAGLLIYVVLYSMWTKRTTTLNTIVGSFAGAVPPLIGWAAIDPGLHPYAWSMFLIMFIWQPPHFLALAMKRADEYKAAGIPMLPVVAGFAVTKRQIVWYVASLLPVSLLVSDFGVIYTIAACVLGGGWLILGLAGFRMKDDLKWARQMFVFSLNYLTILFALMVIVHMF encoded by the coding sequence GTGCAGTCAGTTGAAACTGAGCAAAGTTCTAAGGCAAGTGTCCGTGAGTATTTGGCAATATCAAAAACTGGTATTGTGATGTCAAACCTCATAACCACGTTCGCAGGATTATATTTGGCCGCTTATTATACGGGAGCCTCTTTAGGGAATGATCCATTAACGGCATTGTTAACGTTAGTCGGTGCTGCTATGGTTATGGCAGGCGGTTGTGCACTTAATAATTATATCGATCGTGATATTGATTATAAAATGGCGCGTACGAGAGAACGCCCGAGTGTTAATGGTCAACTAACAGGACGTCAGACATTAACTTATGGCCTCTCAGTATCATTAATTGGAACAGCATTTTTGGCTATGACGACCCTAATGTCTGCGGTGATTGGTGTGGCAGGTTTACTTATTTATGTCGTGTTATATTCGATGTGGACGAAACGTACCACAACGTTGAATACGATCGTAGGAAGCTTTGCAGGAGCAGTGCCACCACTCATTGGATGGGCGGCGATTGATCCGGGTTTACATCCATACGCTTGGTCAATGTTCTTAATTATGTTCATTTGGCAGCCACCTCATTTCTTAGCACTCGCCATGAAGCGAGCTGATGAGTATAAGGCAGCTGGTATACCGATGCTGCCAGTAGTGGCAGGGTTCGCCGTAACTAAGAGGCAAATTGTATGGTATGTAGCGTCATTGCTTCCAGTGTCATTATTAGTATCAGATTTCGGGGTAATTTATACGATTGCAGCATGTGTGTTAGGGGGTGGCTGGCTCATATTAGGGCTAGCTGGATTTAGAATGAAGGATGATTTAAAGTGGGCGAGGCAAATGTTTGTATTTTCACTAAATTATTTAACAATTTTGTTTGCCCTCATGGTAATCGTTCACATGTTCTAA
- a CDS encoding heme A synthase translates to MHRLLKIFGTLTSFGMLIVIIQGALVTQTGSGDACGAEWPLCHGRLIPENPTIETLIEYTHRLVSGILGIMVLIHSAWSWFILKHLRETKFFAILAVLFIIFQGLLGAAAVVWGQSDAVMALHFGFSLASFASVLLLTILAFEDGKHIRALVPPVSRKVRNYYYFLVIFVYIVVYTGAYVKHTEAGVGCNGWPLCNGQLIPILEGRTGIQFGHRLAAGLLFFAIFAAFVIVYKHYRTEKAFFHTTVISFILITLQVISGAIVVFSGLSLYATMVHAVLVSLLFGAVSYTTLLVDRSRVH, encoded by the coding sequence ATGCATCGCTTATTAAAAATATTTGGTACACTTACGAGTTTTGGAATGCTCATTGTGATCATTCAAGGAGCGTTAGTCACTCAGACCGGATCGGGGGATGCCTGTGGTGCAGAATGGCCGCTTTGCCATGGGCGATTAATACCCGAAAACCCCACAATTGAAACATTAATTGAATACACTCATCGACTTGTATCAGGTATTTTAGGAATAATGGTACTAATTCATTCAGCTTGGAGTTGGTTTATCCTTAAACATCTAAGGGAAACGAAATTTTTTGCTATCTTGGCTGTCCTTTTTATTATCTTTCAAGGGTTACTGGGGGCTGCAGCTGTCGTATGGGGTCAGTCTGATGCGGTGATGGCACTCCATTTTGGTTTCTCTTTAGCTTCTTTTGCCAGTGTCCTTTTGTTAACAATTCTTGCTTTTGAAGACGGTAAACATATTCGTGCACTCGTTCCTCCAGTGAGCCGTAAAGTAAGAAATTATTATTACTTTCTAGTTATATTTGTTTATATCGTTGTTTATACAGGAGCTTATGTAAAGCATACCGAGGCTGGTGTAGGGTGTAATGGATGGCCATTATGTAACGGTCAACTTATTCCAATCCTTGAAGGACGTACAGGCATTCAATTCGGCCACCGTTTAGCCGCAGGTCTCTTATTTTTCGCTATTTTCGCTGCCTTTGTTATCGTCTATAAGCATTATAGAACGGAAAAAGCTTTCTTTCATACAACTGTTATCAGCTTTATTCTTATAACGTTACAAGTCATTAGCGGTGCCATCGTTGTCTTTTCAGGACTATCGCTATACGCCACAATGGTTCATGCTGTATTAGTAAGTTTATTGTTTGGCGCTGTCAGTTATACAACACTGCTCGTTGATAGATCTCGAGTTCATTAG